A segment of the Agarivorans albus genome:
ACTTCTTCACCATCAAAGATGTGTTAGAAGTGTATGATCCTGAAACAGTGCGTTACTTCTTGTTGTCTGGCCATTACCGCAGCCAGTTAAATTACTCTGAAGACAACTTAAAGCAATCTCGCTCGGCTCTTGAGCGTTTGTATACTGCCTTGCGTGGTATTGAGCTGGTAGCTGTAGACGAACAAGTAGCAGGTGCTTATCGTGAACCGTTTAAGGCTGCGATGGATGACGATTTTAATACACCAGAAGCCTTGCCTGTTTTATTCGAGTTAGCAAAAGAAATTAACCGGGTTAAAGACAGCAATGCAATGTTAGCCGGCCAGTATGCTAGCTTGTTGATAGAACTTAGCGCGGTGCTTGGCATTTTGACACAAGATGTAGAAACCTTTTTGCAAGGTGAGCACGATAGTGAAGTGGCTGAGATTGAGGCTTTGATTGCTGCGCGTAATCAAGCGCGAGCTGATAAAGATTGGGCTGCAGCAGACATTGCACGTAATCGCCTAACCGAAATGGGTATTGTGTTGGAAGACGGTGCGGCAGGCACCACTTGGCGTAAAGCCTAAGCAAGGTTTACAGATAACAAAAAGGCAGCCTAGGCTGCCTTTTTTACATCTTGTATTTCTTTAATAAGCTTTGATATTGCTCGCCAGAGGTCACTTTGCTTAGTGCGGCTCTAAAGCGTTGCAAATAATCTGGGTCAGTCCCTTGGCTAAATGCATAACAACCCTCTAACTTACCCAGCTGATGAACAGGTTCAAATAGCTCACTTTCAAATCCTAAGGCTTTAGCGGTTTGCTCGACGACCTCGGGTTCAGAAGCAATAACATCAACACGCTCGCGCTTTAACATGCGTAAGGCTTTTTCTAAGTCTTCAGTAAGTGATATCTGCTCAAATTCAACGCCTTTATAGAGCAAGAGCTGTTCGCCAACGCCGGCCTTCATAGCGCCAAATAGGAGTTTTGAATTTGGCCCAATTTGGTCAATTTTGATAGCGCGTGACTTTAAAGCGATGAGTTTAATATTGGAGGTAGTTATGGGGCAGGCCCAGTGAAACATGTGTTCTCTACGGGGGCTACGCATGGTAAGAAACAATGCCATATTGGGGCGATGCTGTAGCAAGTAGTAGGCTTTTTCCCAGGTTTGCACTTTAATAGGCTGAGGATCTTCGCCCATCTCTTGCCACACTAAACGCAGTAGCTCTACAGAAATACCGGTTAGGTGAGCATCTTCTACATAGTTAAAAGGGCGCAGGTTTTCCGTTACAAAGCTAATGTTTTCTGCACGAGCGGCAAAAGGTAAGGTTAAACACAGCAATAATAAGTAACGGTGGAGCATAAGTAATCCTAATCTAGTCCCTTTGTTAAAATTAGCTTACTTTTGATTAAGTTGCAGTGAAAATGGCGAATACTTGATCTGAGTATTCGCCCAACCGACTATTTGTCGTGGAACTCTTCACAGGCTTCTAAGGTGTTTTGAATAAGTGTTGCCACTGTCATTGGGCCAACTCCACCAGGTACTGGCGTAATAAACGCGGCATTTTGACGAGCAACTTCATATTCAACATCACCAGCTAGTTTACCGTTGTCTAAGCGGTTAATGCCTACATCGATCACCATTGCTCCGGGTTTAATCCATTCGCCAGGAATAAATTGCGGTTTACCTACTGCAACAACTACTAAATCGGCGCGACGCACATGCGCTTCTAGGTCTTTAGTGAAACGGTGACAAGTGGTGGTAGTGCAGCCGGCTAGCAATAACTCTAAGGTCATTGGTCGGCCAACAATGTTCGAGGCACCAACAACCACGGCTTCTAGGCCGTAAGGGCTGACACCGGTTGATTCAATAAGGGTAATAATGCCTTTGGGAGTACATGGGCGCAGTGCTGGAATACGTTGAGCTAATCGACCAATGTTATAAGGATGAAAACCATCTACATCTTTGTCTGGGCGAATACGCTCAACCACTTTGGTTTCATCGATACCTTCGGGTAAAGGCAATTGCACTAAGATTCCGTCGATTAGTGGGTCATCGTTAAGTTTGTCAATTTCGGCTAATAGCGTTTGCTCATCAGTGTTGTCATCTAAGTCGATAGACTTCGAAATAAAGCCAACGGCTTCACATACGCGGCGTTTGCTGCCTACATAAACTTGAGAGGCTGGGTTATCGCCTACTAAAATCACGGCTAAACCTGGAGCACGTTTCCCTTCAGCGACTCTTTGCTTAACACGCTCAGCAACTTGATCTTGAACTTGTTGAGCGATTTTTTTTCCATCAATTATTTGTGCAGACATTGATTCTTCTTTAACGAGTGATTGACCATGCTAGAGGGCGCTATTTTGGCATGATAGGCGAATAAATGTCAGATCTTTTTTTTAGCAAAAAGGAGGGTTTTAAAAAGAAAATGAGTGAAACGGGGGAATTTATAAAGCGGATAAAGCAAAAGCCTGCTTGCGCAGGCCTTTATATAACTAAGCAGCAACCCAGAGTAATACAGCGATTACTTGCGGTGATAAAATCCGTAAACACATTACCAAAGGGTACACCGTAGCGTAGGCTAAGGCCGAGGCACCGCTGGTACTGTGAATAGAGTTAGCAAATGCCAACGCTGGTGGATCGGTCATCGAACCTGCCATCAAACCACATAGGCTTAAGTAATTCACTTTTAGAACGTAACGCCCAATAAAGCCAATAATAAGCAGGGGAATAAGGGTTATAAAAGCGCCATAGAACATCCAGCTAAGGCCATCGCCCTCGACTAAAGTTTCAATGAAGTTAGCACCCGAGTTAATACCTACAACCGCCAAAAATAGCACAATTCCTATCTCTCTAAGTGCTAAGTTGGCACTTGGTGGCATAAACCAGTAAAGGCGGCCAATACTGCCAATTCTCGCAAGAATAATTGCCACAATAAGTGGGCCTCCAGCTAAGCCAAGCTTAAGAGGAGCCGGCAAGCTTGGAATTGCTAAAGGTAAAGAACCAAGTAAAACACCTAAGCCAATACCAATGAAAATAGGCAGCATTTGCACATGCTGTAACTTGCTACGCACGTTGCCTAAGCTTTTGGCTACTTTTTCAATGTCTTGGCTAGGGCCTACGATATTAAGAATATCGCCAAACTGTAAAATGGTGTCTTTGTTAGCGACTAGCTCAACACCGGCACGGTTTAGACGCGAGATAATTACGTCGAAGCTATGTTTTAAATCTAACTCGCTGAGTTTTTTACCTAAAATCCGCTCCTCGGTGACTACAACCCGCTCGCTGCGAAGCAAGGTCCCTTTAGTAGAAAGAGATTCATTAATCTCTTGGCCAATAATTAAGGTGGCTTGTTCTAGTTTATTGCGGTCGGGTCCAACCAAGTGCAGGTAGTCGCCTAGGTGCATCAGCATATCGGCACCAGGTACTTTTAGTTCGCCATCTGATTTTACTCGCGAACAAATCACATCTTCGCCAATCAGTTTACTCAACTCTGAGAAAGCAATGCCATTTAGGTTGGGGTTTTCAATAATAACGTTTATATCGAGTAGGCTTTGTTTCTTTTTACCTTTGGCATTATCGAAGTCTTCTGCTTCTTTTTCGATATCAACGCGAAAGGCAAGGCGGATGATCCACATAGTGAGCAAGATGCCTAAAATGCCAAAGGGGTAAGCCATTGCATAACCTAAACCGAGTACGGTGGTTTCTTCTGTAGCCATACCTAGTTCTTGTAGAATTTGCTGACCAGCTGCTAGAGAGGGGGTATTGGTAACCGCGCCGCTGTATATGCCTAAAAATACGTTTAAAGGCAGGTCGAAAATAAAATGAAGTGCAACTGCAGTAACGCCGCCCAATACGACTATGCCAACGGCTAGTAGGTTTAATCGTAAGCCGCTTGCTTTAAGTGAGGCAAAAAAACCTGGACCTACTTGGATACCAATGGTGTAAACAAATAAGATAAGGCCAAACTCTTTGATAAAATGTAGTGCGTGTGGATCAAGGTGCCAGCCAAATTGTTTGATGAAGTGGCCAACAAATAGGCCTCCAAACAATACGCCGCCTATACCTAAGCCAACACCACGAACCTTTATCCCACCAAACCATAGGCCTATAACAGCCACTGCTGATAGCACTAAGATGGATAACGCAACTTCACTCATGAGATTCCATTCCAATCGTAAAAAACATTCTGTGTTTAAATAACCAGCACGAGACTACTACTTTAGTCGTAGTTAACTATTGATTTGGATTAATAAATAACAATGATCCAAATAAACAGTGCCTACGTTTCAAATGTGGAAGTGCAAAGCTTGTTGATTGGCACATGCTGTTTGTTTGCTGATAAATAGCGCTAGATATTGTTGAAATTCACCCATTTTGGCTATGCTGTAACCAATCGGTAAATATCAGTAAAAAACTGTTTGACGCTGACCAATCAAGTGGGTAGTATTCGCCTCCGTTGAAGGGCACAATCAGTGCTTTAAACAAATCGGTGAATAGCGTAGTTTGATAGCGCATCGCCGCGAAGCTCATAAAGAGCGGGACCAGAGGGTATAGCCTTCTAAAATATCAAAGCAATCGGTGATTAGCGCAGCTTGGTAGCGCATCTGGTTTGGGACCAGAGGGTCGGGAGTTCGAATCTCTCATCACCGACCAAATTTTTGAAGCCTAGTGTTTATACTGGGTTATTTGACGCTAAAGATGCGCCCTTAGCTCATCTGGATAGAGCAACGGCCTTCTAAGCCGTAGGTAGTAGGTTCGAGTCCTACAGGGTGCGCCAAATACATGCTCTAGTAGCATAAAAGTTTGTGGTGGGTATAGCTCAGTTGGTAGAGCCCCGGATTGTGATTCCGGTTGTCGTGGGTTCAAATCCCATTACTCACCCCATTATTCGACTACATTGCCATAGCAGTGTTGCGAAAATAGTTTTGCGGAAGTGGCGGAATTGGTAGACGCGCTAGATTTAGGTTCTAGTATCGCAAGGTGTGAGAGTTCAAGTCTCTCCTTCCGCACCATTATTGGTGTAAGCGTAGGTAACGCTTAAAAATACCAACTAGTTTTCGGTGATTAGCGCAACTTGGTAGTGCATCGTCGCGAAGCTCATAAAGAGCGGGACCAGAGAGTCTGGTAAACATACCAAGTCAAATTTCGGTGATTAGCGCAGCTTGGTAGCGCATCTGGTTTGGGACCAGAGGGTCGGGAGTTCGAATCTCTCATCACCGACCACTACATGAAGCCCCGTCAGTAATGACGGGGCTTTTTTGTATTTGGCGTTTATTGAATTTTGAGTGTTTGTGTCGGGAGTTCGCCTATTAAGCTTGGCTCATCACCGACCACTACATGAAGCCTCGTCAGTAATGACGGGGCTTTTTTGTATTTGGTGTTTATTGAATTTTGAGTATTGGTGTCGGGAGTTCGGCTGTTAAGCTTGGCTCATCACGACCACTACATGAAGCCTCGTCAGCAATGACGGGGCTTTTTTGTATTTGGTGTTTATTGAATTTTGAGTGTTGGTGTCGGGAGTTCGGCTGTTAAGCTTGGCTTATCATCGACCATTATCTAAAGCCTTGTTTACAGTGGTAAGGCTCCTTGTAATTAACGTTTATCGAAGTTTAAACGTTTGTGTCGGGAGTTAGCTGCCTCAACGCACCTCCAAATACAAAAGAGAGCCGTAGCTCTCTTCTGATGTAAAATTTAAAGCTATCGCTAGTGATGCTTTTTCATTGCTTCAACCAAGGCATCGCGGGCTGAGGTTGAACCTGCACGCTCTGCTTCTTCCACAAAGCTTAACGCTTTATCAAAGTCACTGGCTTTTACCGCATTTTCGATAAGTTGATTAAACATTGCTTCGGTTTCTGGTTGTATAGGGCTGGTTTTGATTTTTGCTGAACTTACTGCAACAGCGCTTGCAGTGCTGGCTGCAGCAGGCTCTGAAATTAATGCGTCTGTAGAGCTTTGCTGTTCAACCATGTCATTAGCTGAGCTAGCAGCCCCTGGTGCGTAATCGAAGGCTAAGCGGAATACACCGGTAGCTGTGTGGGCAATGGGTTGGTTGCTGTACATTTTTACTACATCGGCCTCTCTACCTAACTCCACTGCTTTTGGATCGGGTGGGTCGAGTTTAGTGGTTTGTTGCATCGCTTGGTCTGTTGTAAGCACCACTAGGTACTTAGCTTGTCTCCCATCTCGAAACACTGCGGGTAATTCCACATTGCCAAAAAAACGGTCAATACTTAATAGCGAGCCGTTCTCGTAATTGATAGTTTCTTCCCCGTAAACATCAATGGGGTCGAAGTTTTTGTCGAGTACTAATAGGGTAGGAGCAAAAACACTGGTAACAATGGGGGAAGATACCGCAACCTTAATGGGGCCATTTACTTCTGGTAATTCAATGGCTTTAACAAAGGATTTACCTGTTCTGAACTGAAAAGCGGGATCTTGAGTAGTAAGGGTAAAGTCAACTTTACCTGGCGCCGATATTTTTTGGTAATTGAGCTGTGACAAGTTAGAGCAACAAACAGGCGCTTGCTCTAAGGCTTGGTAACCAATGCTGGGATCTATTTTCTGTACAGTTTTTGCGTCAGCAGCACCATAATCAATAATCATACTCTTATTACTACTACAGGCCGCTGTTAACGCAACCATAGTTATTACTAGTAACTTTTTCATCATATCTTCCTTGTTGCTAAGCAAAGATCATTGCCTTCACCTTTATTTGTTGTTTTTGTTTTATCTTGTTGCTGTTTGTTGACTAAGTTATTGCTAATTCACAAAGGCTTAGCGTAAAGTAGGCAAGGTGAGTATTCGCCACAAATATTTCACCTTGCCTATTAGGGTTAGTAAAGCTTCGTCATCACCCGAAGTTTTACCGGAGTGTTTGAAGTTGGTGCCACACTAACTCCAATCACTTCTTCCTAAGGGCTCGTTTCTACCACCACATGTCCGCTTGAACACCGTAAACAAACTCACCTTTTTGCTCACCATTTGCATTGGTATTATCTTGGCCATTTGTCTTACCGTCGATGTAACTTGCTAACAAGCGGATCTCAGGAGCAGGGCCAGTACCAGTACCAATTACCCAAGTAGGAGCTATGGTTGCTTTGTACTGTGAAGATTCAAACAAAGTGTTACCGCCTGAGCCTTCTACGTCTGTTTCTGTGTAACCAAATTCAGTAGCAATGGTGAAATTGTCGATAGAGTTGATCAAGAACACAGGGCGAGCCATTGCTGACCACCATAAGCTCTTGTTGCCATTATCTAAATCGTCATACTGCATTTGTACAGACGGGAAGATCATAACGCTGCTGCCAAACCAGCCACCATAAGCTAAAGCGCGGTAAGATTTATCACCTTTATCTACGTGAGCCATGCCAACAGGGCCTTTACCAGCGCTGCCTGGCGCATAGCCGTTGTAGTTAGTGAATGACTTACCAAGCATGCTACTAGCACCTAGGCCTGAACCGGCTTGAACAGAGATTTTTGAGAAACCATTGCCCAACCAGAAGAAGTCTTTTGGTGTGTATTGAACATGCGCTTCAATACCATTAGTGGCAAACTCAGAAACAGTAATATTGCCATTTCCGTCATCACTGCGAGACACGTTGTCAGCCATGTATTTACCCACTAACTCTACACGCCAGTTGCCGTAATCGGCACGAGCGTGGCCTAAGTGAAGTGGGGCGCTTTCGTCGCTGCCATAGCCGTTGTCATCGGGGCGGTTACTCGCTAAGTAAGCAAAATCCCACTTACCGCCGCCTAGTTCCATTTGCTGAACACCCAAACCCGTGCCCGACCAATCTGTGTAGAAAAAGTCAGTCATGAAGATGTAGTTATCACGGCCGTAGTAGCGCTGACCACCCCACATTTTGCCGGTGTTTGTTAAGCCTTCAAACTCTACAAATCCCTCTAGTAAGCCAGTAGCTGAACCGTTAATCGAGTAGTTCTGCTGAGCTTCAAATGCATCTTCGCCAGTGTTGTGCTGACCTAAACGCGTTTTGATAGCAATTTTTTGACCGTTGTCTAGGGCCCACGTTTTGTTAAACGCTAGCTCGTAGAAGTCATCACTTTCAATACCTAAGCGACCTAAGCTTTCTTTAGATGCAGGGTAAAGTGCTTGGTTGCCGCCAGTTGAGCCGGTAAATAGCGCGCCAGAGCGGAAGTATCCGTGGAATTCGAATCCTTCTTCAGCTGCAACAGTTGTGCTAACTGCGCTAGCTGCAAGTGCCATTGAACATGCAACAGATAGTGCTTTAATTTTCATTTTAATTTAACTCCCTAAATATATTTCCGTATGTCTTCATTGGGCTTCCTTAAACATCGCTGTTTTGCCAAAAGACGATTCGATTATAGGGATCTGAAACCGGTTTTATTTTGAACTTCGTCACAATGATACCGGTTTCAATGATGTGTGGATCACAGTTCTATTTCGATTTTTAAAATTCATAAGCAAAAGTAAATTTTTGTTAACTATGCGGAGCGTTAGGGCAAAAATAAGCGATTTTGGATGGTAGCGTTAACATGTGATGTAGGGCGGTTTTTAGCTCGCCAATTAGATTATGCTTCAACTTTACAGTGTTCTATTGGATATCTTAATCAATTTAATCAATGGTTTATGGTTAATTGCTTATTGTGGGGGCTTATTCTTTACTACGCTATTCCAGATTGCTTGTAACAATCACGAGCAAATATGATTTTTAAAAGCTTGAATAACAAAATATTAACTTCGAGTTTGGTGCGAGCGCAAATGAATAGTAGAGCGATGATATTTTAGGCCTAGTGGCTAAGCGTTAGGCTTTAGAGTGTTGCTCGAAATGACCTTGTTTGTTTGCTATATATGGCATTGTCGAGTGGTGCTTATTCTGTATTTTTATTATAAGTGTCTGTTTTATATTTATTAAATTTCCAATGACAATCTGAAATTAGCAACTGCCTTCTCACTTTCTGCCACAAAAGCTCGCTCCTTTATTTATAGTTCGATGATTTTACTTTTAAGTAACACTTGTCTGAAACCGGTTTCATTTGTGTGTTTGAGTTCACGGTTTTAATTAGTTTGAGTGGTAAAGTAAAAGCGTTATTACGAGAACTTTATGGAAGAGCGATATATGAAGAAAAGGACAACTACCTCGGCAATACTGGGTGTTTCTCTAGCGGCGTTGTTAGGTGGGTGCGGAGCAACCAGTAAGGTTGAGCCTAATCTAGATGTAACATCGTACAAGCGTCATCAGTTTTTGCCTCCGCAGGGTAAGACCTTAATGTTTATTGGCCAAGACATACAAACTATTATTGAGTTTGTTGCTGACACAGGAGTGCAGCCTGCTGCTGTTACCGCTTACGCCTCGGCCGACTTAACCGGTGTGCTTAATGCTTTTCCTGAGTCGCATGGGTCTTTGGATATTCCTGCTTATGCTGAGGATTACCCAAACGCTACATTGGCGATAGGTTTGTGGCTAAAAAACACCTATAAGAAGTTAGCAGAGGGGCACCCACGTAGCGTCAATAATGTAGACCGTTTAGTAAAACATCTAAAGGGTTTGAACAGGCCAATTATGCTTAGAATTGGCTATGAAGTAGATGGTTACTGGAATAACTACCACCCAGAGGAGTTTAAAGCTGCTTGGAAGGTTATCACTGCTGCTATTGCCAAGAACGACGCGCAAAATATTACTACTGTTTGGCAAATTGCTGGCTATTGTGCATCTATGGACAACTCGGTGTTTACCGAAACTCAGAATAGTTTTAAGGGCTTAGATTATGACGCTTGGTACCCAGGCGATGAGCATGTTGATTGGCTGGGGCTTTCATATTTTTCCCAACCTCGTGATTGCCTAAGTGATACAGCTAAAAATGCCGCTGGTGGTTTGCCGATTGCTTTTGGCTCCTTGAGTGATGCTGACGAGCAAGGCAATAGTTTAGCTTTGGATAACATCATCGCTTACTTAAATGCAAAAGATAAACCTATCTTTGTTGCTGAAGCTAGCCCCAAATACTATTGGATTGAACGTGGCGAGTACAAACCCGATGCAGATACCACGGTGAATAACTTACTAAAAGTTAGTGGCGAGCAAATTTGGCAAGATTGGTATGAACCGTTCTTTGATTTTCTGGAACGTCATCAGCAATCAATTCGCGCAGTGTCTTACATCAACATGCATTGGGAGTCATTTGCTGGTTGGAGTTGCGACATTAAAAACACCCGCGCAGTTAAGCTTGGCTTAACCTGTAAAGATGGCATATGGGGTGATGCCAGAGTGCAAGTAAATCCATATATTAAGCAACAATTCTTTAATCGCCTAGACAACGGTAAGTATATTTATCGCCAAGAAGACGGCGGCTTTGATCAATTGAGTGGTTGGACTGAAGCCAGTGTTGCAATAACGGCAGCTACAGCCGCTAAGTCAGAAATAGCCAAGGTGGTTAAATCAAGCCCATTTCACGATAAACCTGCTGCAATTCCTGGTCGCATTCAAGCACAAGAGTACGATAAAGGAGGCGAGGGTGTAGCTTATAAAGATAGTTCGGGTATAAACCACGGTGCGAACGAATGGGGCATCCGCTTCCGTGAAGATGAACTTGTTGATATTGGCAAAGATCCCGAGACCGAAAGCTTCGTAGTTGGCTGGACAGCCAAAGGTGAGTGGTTGAATTACTCGGTTAGCGTGGCTGAAACAGGCACTTATACCGCTAACTTTAGGCTGGGGCATGGTGGGAAAAAAGCCGGCTCTTTCAAAGTGCTATTAAATGGCGAAAGACTCATCGAACAAGTAAACATTCCGGCAACTAAGAGCTGGGAAACCTACCAAGTAGTGAGTCTTGAGGAAATAACGCTAACTCAAGGTGAGCACTTACTTACCATCGAATTTACTGCAAGTGGTGACTATAACACGCCAGGAAACATTGACTGGTTCGAATTTGTTCAACAATAGGAGGTGCCTTAGTCGAATCTATTTCATTCCTCTTCCTTGGCTATATTAGCAATTGCATAGCCTTTGTTTGCCCGCATAGAATGCGGGCTTTTTTTGCGTTAATCAGCTTCAAATAAATGTTAATGTTTAGTTAATTATTACTGATCAAGATCTCATTTCTCTTTTAGATTACTTGTTTGTTTTCATAATCAATAATATTCTGAAACCAGTTTCAGGAACCGGTTTCATTTTGTGTTTTTTAATCGGATTCTGGGTTAAGGGAATAAGGTAAACTGGAGAAGAAATGGATCTTAAGGCACTTAGTGATCAGTTCTGGCGAGATGGCTACTTACTTATTGAAGACTTCTTTTCAATGCAGCTAATGGACCAAATGACCAATGCTATTAATGAGCACTATGGTGTAGATCCAGAATTTTGGCACACCAATGAATTTTTAGATCGTGCCAAAACCGAAGTGATTCCTTGGTTTCCGCAAAATGAAGGTTGCTTGTTGTTTAACGAGGTTGATCAGCACCCTTACTTCAAAGCACTTTCAAAAGCCGTGTTAGGCGAAGACAGCCAAACACTTTACTGCATGGTGATGTTTTCTAAACAAGGTACGGTAGGGCAGGCCTGGCACCAAGACTGCGACCCCGATGACCCTAAACGTTTCAATATTAATCGCCTCATCTACACCTCGGACATTCGCCAAGACATAGGTGGTGAAGTAGTTGTGGTGCCTCGCTCTCATTTGCGTGGTGAAATTCCAATTGGAGACCCAGAGGGTGAGTTACCAGGGCAATTAGTGCTGCGCCCGAAAAAAGGCAGCCTGATTTTCTTACATGGCCATACTTGGCATCGAGTGCTGCCCATCCATGGTGGAAATCGTATATCGACTAATTATCGCGCAGTTCCTAAAGGCACGCCTTTAGATATTACAGACATTTGTGTCTACCGGAATATGCGTTACCACTTTGGCAGCAATAAAGTGGTAGAAGAGCGACAGTGATAGCGTTAACATTTTTCACGACAAAACCCATAGAAATCGGTTCTGCAATTGCTAGTGACTGAAAATAAAGGTCTTATTAGAGCTAGCTGTGAAACCGCTTACGGAGAGCGTTGTGAATAACAAGAAAGTTACCATTAAAGATGTAGCCGCGAGGGCGAAGGTATCTCGTGCGTCAGTATCACGGGTATTAAACGATTACCCAGGTGTGAAACCAGAGTTGCGAGAGCGAGTTAATCAAGCCATGGATGAGTTGGGTTTTGCGCCCAACTATTTCTCTCAAGCCTTGGCAAAAGGGCGTTCGCAAAGTGTTGGTTTAATGGTGCGCTCTTTAGGCGGTTTCTTTTTTGGCAGCATCATGTGTGAGGTGGAAGAAGTTCTCACCAAGGCTGGGTATCAATGCATGGTTACTAGCGGGCATGGCACTTATGAGTCTGAGCGTGCAGCTATGGAATTTATGGTCTCGCGCCAATGTGACGCGATTATTGTGTATTCCGATTGTTTATCGGACGAAGAAATTATCAAGATTAACCAAGCAGGAAGCCCAGTAGTATTGATTTCCCGCTTTATTGAAGAATTGGACAGCCAGTGTATACGCTTCGACGACACCAGTGGAGCTTACCAGGCTACCAAGCACCTGATTGCTAACGGGCATAGTGATATTGCCACCATCACCGGACCTTTAAGTAATCAAGACGCGAGAGATAGATTAACCGGTTACCGCAAGGCTTTAGAGGAATTCGCAATTCCTTATCGTCCTGAGTTGGTATTGGAATCTAACTTTCAAGTCCCTGGCGGAAAGCTAGCAACTGAAAAGTTGTTAGCGGCTAAACATCACTTTAGCGCCGTCTTTTATGGTAACGACGAAATGGCGATTGGCGGAATTCAAGCGCTTAATCATGCCGGGTTGTCGGTACCTGAAGATGTCTCAGTGATTGGTTTTGAGGATGTGCCACTGAATGAATTCCTTAAACCCAAAATGAGCTCAATGAGGATACCTGTTGC
Coding sequences within it:
- a CDS encoding substrate-binding periplasmic protein, which produces MLHRYLLLLCLTLPFAARAENISFVTENLRPFNYVEDAHLTGISVELLRLVWQEMGEDPQPIKVQTWEKAYYLLQHRPNMALFLTMRSPRREHMFHWACPITTSNIKLIALKSRAIKIDQIGPNSKLLFGAMKAGVGEQLLLYKGVEFEQISLTEDLEKALRMLKRERVDVIASEPEVVEQTAKALGFESELFEPVHQLGKLEGCYAFSQGTDPDYLQRFRAALSKVTSGEQYQSLLKKYKM
- the folD gene encoding bifunctional methylenetetrahydrofolate dehydrogenase/methenyltetrahydrofolate cyclohydrolase FolD produces the protein MSAQIIDGKKIAQQVQDQVAERVKQRVAEGKRAPGLAVILVGDNPASQVYVGSKRRVCEAVGFISKSIDLDDNTDEQTLLAEIDKLNDDPLIDGILVQLPLPEGIDETKVVERIRPDKDVDGFHPYNIGRLAQRIPALRPCTPKGIITLIESTGVSPYGLEAVVVGASNIVGRPMTLELLLAGCTTTTCHRFTKDLEAHVRRADLVVVAVGKPQFIPGEWIKPGAMVIDVGINRLDNGKLAGDVEYEVARQNAAFITPVPGGVGPMTVATLIQNTLEACEEFHDK
- a CDS encoding putative transporter, which translates into the protein MSEVALSILVLSAVAVIGLWFGGIKVRGVGLGIGGVLFGGLFVGHFIKQFGWHLDPHALHFIKEFGLILFVYTIGIQVGPGFFASLKASGLRLNLLAVGIVVLGGVTAVALHFIFDLPLNVFLGIYSGAVTNTPSLAAGQQILQELGMATEETTVLGLGYAMAYPFGILGILLTMWIIRLAFRVDIEKEAEDFDNAKGKKKQSLLDINVIIENPNLNGIAFSELSKLIGEDVICSRVKSDGELKVPGADMLMHLGDYLHLVGPDRNKLEQATLIIGQEINESLSTKGTLLRSERVVVTEERILGKKLSELDLKHSFDVIISRLNRAGVELVANKDTILQFGDILNIVGPSQDIEKVAKSLGNVRSKLQHVQMLPIFIGIGLGVLLGSLPLAIPSLPAPLKLGLAGGPLIVAIILARIGSIGRLYWFMPPSANLALREIGIVLFLAVVGINSGANFIETLVEGDGLSWMFYGAFITLIPLLIIGFIGRYVLKVNYLSLCGLMAGSMTDPPALAFANSIHSTSGASALAYATVYPLVMCLRILSPQVIAVLLWVAA
- a CDS encoding MalM family protein; its protein translation is MMKKLLVITMVALTAACSSNKSMIIDYGAADAKTVQKIDPSIGYQALEQAPVCCSNLSQLNYQKISAPGKVDFTLTTQDPAFQFRTGKSFVKAIELPEVNGPIKVAVSSPIVTSVFAPTLLVLDKNFDPIDVYGEETINYENGSLLSIDRFFGNVELPAVFRDGRQAKYLVVLTTDQAMQQTTKLDPPDPKAVELGREADVVKMYSNQPIAHTATGVFRLAFDYAPGAASSANDMVEQQSSTDALISEPAAASTASAVAVSSAKIKTSPIQPETEAMFNQLIENAVKASDFDKALSFVEEAERAGSTSARDALVEAMKKHH
- a CDS encoding carbohydrate porin, producing MKIKALSVACSMALAASAVSTTVAAEEGFEFHGYFRSGALFTGSTGGNQALYPASKESLGRLGIESDDFYELAFNKTWALDNGQKIAIKTRLGQHNTGEDAFEAQQNYSINGSATGLLEGFVEFEGLTNTGKMWGGQRYYGRDNYIFMTDFFYTDWSGTGLGVQQMELGGGKWDFAYLASNRPDDNGYGSDESAPLHLGHARADYGNWRVELVGKYMADNVSRSDDGNGNITVSEFATNGIEAHVQYTPKDFFWLGNGFSKISVQAGSGLGASSMLGKSFTNYNGYAPGSAGKGPVGMAHVDKGDKSYRALAYGGWFGSSVMIFPSVQMQYDDLDNGNKSLWWSAMARPVFLINSIDNFTIATEFGYTETDVEGSGGNTLFESSQYKATIAPTWVIGTGTGPAPEIRLLASYIDGKTNGQDNTNANGEQKGEFVYGVQADMWW
- a CDS encoding carbohydrate-binding protein — its product is MKKRTTTSAILGVSLAALLGGCGATSKVEPNLDVTSYKRHQFLPPQGKTLMFIGQDIQTIIEFVADTGVQPAAVTAYASADLTGVLNAFPESHGSLDIPAYAEDYPNATLAIGLWLKNTYKKLAEGHPRSVNNVDRLVKHLKGLNRPIMLRIGYEVDGYWNNYHPEEFKAAWKVITAAIAKNDAQNITTVWQIAGYCASMDNSVFTETQNSFKGLDYDAWYPGDEHVDWLGLSYFSQPRDCLSDTAKNAAGGLPIAFGSLSDADEQGNSLALDNIIAYLNAKDKPIFVAEASPKYYWIERGEYKPDADTTVNNLLKVSGEQIWQDWYEPFFDFLERHQQSIRAVSYINMHWESFAGWSCDIKNTRAVKLGLTCKDGIWGDARVQVNPYIKQQFFNRLDNGKYIYRQEDGGFDQLSGWTEASVAITAATAAKSEIAKVVKSSPFHDKPAAIPGRIQAQEYDKGGEGVAYKDSSGINHGANEWGIRFREDELVDIGKDPETESFVVGWTAKGEWLNYSVSVAETGTYTANFRLGHGGKKAGSFKVLLNGERLIEQVNIPATKSWETYQVVSLEEITLTQGEHLLTIEFTASGDYNTPGNIDWFEFVQQ
- a CDS encoding phytanoyl-CoA dioxygenase family protein; this translates as MDLKALSDQFWRDGYLLIEDFFSMQLMDQMTNAINEHYGVDPEFWHTNEFLDRAKTEVIPWFPQNEGCLLFNEVDQHPYFKALSKAVLGEDSQTLYCMVMFSKQGTVGQAWHQDCDPDDPKRFNINRLIYTSDIRQDIGGEVVVVPRSHLRGEIPIGDPEGELPGQLVLRPKKGSLIFLHGHTWHRVLPIHGGNRISTNYRAVPKGTPLDITDICVYRNMRYHFGSNKVVEERQ